Proteins encoded together in one Salvia miltiorrhiza cultivar Shanhuang (shh) unplaced genomic scaffold, IMPLAD_Smil_shh original_scaffold_273_2, whole genome shotgun sequence window:
- the LOC131003824 gene encoding uncharacterized protein LOC131003824, whose product MNNTIIVDTDWFIYLKKEWDALLEKWAGSEFGPKEFHVLTSTAMADDWQPDIDWICQVRGKSLKGHELPPGHIGWMDAAQVLMPVIIGHHFILCRIRLGEAVCEVYDPVFHKLTPRQQDARVGDLLPLLRLLPVVLQVSRWLDDTSIDSTVAKNKWPLMTAVFAPAEVQFHQQDSVSCGPFVCMYAERLISGSPSIEWGNSNVAAYRAKIARSIFSLCETWNARTTRLGFA is encoded by the exons ATGAATAACACAATCATAGTAGACACGGATTGGTTT ATATACCTCAAGAAAGAGTGGGACGCTCTATTGGAGAAGTGGGCAGGAAGTGAGTTCGGCCCCAAGGAGTTTCATGTATTGACTAGTACAGCAATGGCTGATGATTGGCAGCCTGATATAGACTGGATCTGCCAAGTACGTGGAAAATCACTTAAGGGCCATGAACTTCCTCCTGGTCATATAGGATGGATGGATGCCGCACAG GTTCTCATGCCAGTCATAATTGGCCACCATTTTATCCTATGTCGGATTCGGTTAGGAGAAGCCGTTTGCGAGGTCTATGACCCAGTATTCCACAAGCTAACACCTCGACAACAGGATGCTCGAGTTGGTGATTTATTACCTTTACTGAGATTGTTGCCAGTTGTCCTTCAGGTGTCGAGGTGGCTAGACGACACATCCATTGATTCGACAGTGGCAAAGAACAAGTGGCCACTTATGACGGCAGTGTTTGCTCCAGCGGAGGTTCAGTTTCACCAGCAGGACTCTGTCAGCTGCGGGCCTTTCGTCTGCATGTATGCTGAACGACTGATATCTGGCTCTCCATCCATTGAGTGGGGTAATAGCAACGTGGCGGCATATAGGGCCAAGATTGCTAGATCTATATTTTCGTTGTGTGAAACTTGGAATGCCCGTACCACTAGACTTGGTTTTGCATAG
- the LOC131003823 gene encoding uncharacterized protein LOC131003823, giving the protein MCFFLCGARVRFSPADYALVTGLNFGGSRFDATLQHDCSRVEAYRRFCGTRSMTIQWLIKRVRDLDRRVDDEDGSLYLRAVLVCVAHTLVLGLDTRVQPWLWVLVDDLATFDRFPWGAYSYKMLCHYTHEIGTGEKYHFYGPSWALYVWALERFPGFGHMVAASSGDPTAHPRCLRWTFRGKPRLHGLRDLFEGQGGVLPLEPDGDDLSNHYFISALTPGELSVSFRPPDNPLARGVQFPQQTGARVVEERGDEEDVPSQPRMTRSHSVRGPVRDARPHEPARHSVDPGKRPAPHTSSSSSGSRTVSSPSEGEVDRKWVKKTIRQEIKKAFGKFVDHLKGKGKKDRCKKSKHFPVPDSPDDDDQRRSPDDYQPRFPPQRRSPPPSASGPDATGPSVSRPCDDDPRDEEPRHPETQVYPSRPSDYAHSRPAETPDYNEQWRAMNQSVQGDYTPAEQTCDWSTQVYPHWSSPFLKPQYSTETPIFFAEPLTSIAPHEWGQSSSAGQAQTEEPELQAEQPQVLLLQHPEQPPAEPPRRSQRVRRPSNFQRLPWVNSQMPRPVTQHCSDHYEKWMARCREGRGGEIYVKASGGLREYDDFARVDNVSQEFSTGTSRFPGFTG; this is encoded by the exons ATGTGCTTCTTTCTGTGCGGAGCACGAGTAAGATTTTCCCCTGCGGACTACGCATTAGTGACTGGGCTCAATTTCGGGGGATCGAGGTTCGATGCGACGTTACAGCACGACTGCAGTCGCGTGGAGGCATACCGACGATTCTGCGGTACGCGAAGCATGACCATACAGTGGCTCATCAAACGCGTGCGCGATTTGGATCGTCGAGTGGATGATGAGGATGGGAGCCTGTACCTTCGTGCTGTCCTCGTGTGTGTGGCTCACACCCTTGTTCTTGGGTTGGATACGCGGGTACAGCCGTGGCTTTGGGTTTTGGTGGATGATCTGGCTacatttgatagattcccctggGGCGCGTATTCGTATAAGATGTTATGCCATTATACGCATGAGATAGGAACCGGCGagaagtatcacttctacggtccttcgtgggctttatatgTCTGGGCATTGGAGCGCTTCCCGGGCTTCGGACACATGGTCGCAGCATCTAGCGGTGATCCGACAGCGCACCCTCGGTGTTTGAGATGGACTTTCAGGGGTAAGCCCCGGCTTCACGGTCTGCGCGATCTATTCGAGGGACAG GGTGGTGTCCTGCCCCTGGAGCCCGATGGTGACGATCTGTCGAATCACTACTTCATATCAGCGCTGACACCGGGCGAACTCTCGGTGAGCTTCAGGCCCCCCGACAACCCATTAGCTCGGGGTGTCCAATTTCCACAGCAGACCGGAGCCCGTGTTGTGGAGGAGCGCGGGGATGAGGAGGATGTACCTAGTCAACCTCGTATGACTCGCAGTCACAGTGTTCGGggccctgtgagggatgctcgaccccacgagccggctcgtcattcagtAGATCCGGGCAAGCGCCCAGCGCCGCATACTTCTTCATCGTCGAGCGGATCTCGGACTGTATCCAGTCCCAGCGAGGGTGAGGTGGACCGTAAGTGGGTGAAGAAGACGATCCGTCAGGAGATTAAGAAGGCCTTCGGCAAATTCGTGGATCATCTGAAGGGCAAGGGTAAAAAGGATAGGTGCAAGAAGAGCAAACATTTCCCAGTGCCCGACTCCCCTGATGATGATGACCAGCGACGGTCCCCTGATGATTACCAGCCACGGTTTCCTCCACAACGACGGTCTCCTCCACCCAGTGCTTCAGGGCCCGACGCTACAGGGCCAAGCGTTTCACGTCCCTGCGACGACGACCCCCGCGATGAGGAACCACGCCATCCAGAGACCCAGGTCTACCCATCACGCCCTTCAGATTATGCCCATTCCCGCCCAGCAGAGACCCCGGATTACAACGAGCAGTGGCGGGCCATGAATCAGTCTGTTCAGGGCGACTACACACCGGCAGAGCAGACTTGTGACTGGTCGACCCAGGTCTACCCTCATTGGTCTTCCCCATTCCTGAAGCCGCAGTATAGCACAGAGACCCCGATATTCTTTGCTGAACCgctcacttctattgcaccacaTGAGTGGGGACAGTCCAGTTCGGCAGGGCAGGCTCAGACGGAGGAGCCTGAGCTACAGGCAGAGCAGCCACAGGTACTACTGCTGCAGCACCCAGAGCAGCCGCCGGCAGAGCCCCCGCGTCGCAGTCAAAGGGTGAGGCGTCCGTCTAACTTTCAGAGATTGccttgggttaatagccaaatgCCACGTCCAGTGACACAACACTGCAGTGACCATTATGAGAAGTGGATGGCTAGGTGTCGAGAGGGTAGGGGTGGTGAGATTTATGTCAAGGCAAGTGGTGGTTTGCGGGAGTACGACGACTTCGCGCGGGTGGATAATGTCAGCCAGGAATTCTCAACTGGG ACTTCGAGGTTCCCTGGATTTACTGGATGA